The Sphingopyxis sp. CCNWLW2 genome contains the following window.
TCACCGCGACCCGGCGCGGGCGCGTTTCCATATTGCGCAGCTTCAGCGTGTAATTGTTGCGGATGTGGCCGTCGGAAAGCTGGACGAAGAGCGGGCTGCGCTCGTGCTGGACGGCAAGGTCGAGCCGCGTCCGCTGGCCGAGCGAAAAGAGCATCGCCGCACCGATTGCGGTCCAGACGCCGAAATAGATCAAGGTGCGCGGACGCAGCAGCGTCTTGCGGATCGGCTGCCCGGTGCCGCCTGCCTTTTCGGTCGCCGCATCGTCGAGCGTGCAATAGTCGATCAGCCCGCGCGGGCGACCGACCTGCGCCATCGCCCTGTCGCACGCGTCGATACAGAGTGCGCAGGTGATGCAACCGATCTGCGGCCCTTCGCGAATGTCGATTCCCGTCGGGCACACGGCGACGCACTGGTTGCAGTCGATGCAGTCGCCGAAGCCGCCGGGGTGAGCCTGCGCCTTCTTGACGCTGCCGCGCGGTTCGCCGCGCCAGTCCTTGTATGTCACCAGCAGCGATTTTTCATCCATCATCGCGGTCTGGATGCGCGGCCAGGGGCACATATAGACGCACACCTGTTCGCGCATAAATCCGCCGAGGATGAAGGTCGTCGCGGTCAGCACGGCGACGGTGCCATAGGCGACAAGCGCCGCCTGTCCCGTCCAGAAATCCGCCGTCAGCGTCGGCGCATCGGCGAAATACATGATCCACGCGCCGCCGGTCCAGAAGGCGATGGCCAGATAGATGCCATATTTGATCACCCGCTTCGCCAGCTTTTCGGCCGTCCACGGGCCGTTCGCCAGCCGGACCTGCGCGTTGCGGTCGCCGTCGATCAGCCGGTCGACATGCTGGAACAGGTCGGTCCACACCGTCTGCGGACAGGCATAACCGCACCAGGCGCGCCCGACTGCGCTGGTGACAAGGAACAGCCCGATCCCCGCCATGATGAGCAGGCCCGCGACATAATAGAATTCATGTGGCCAGATCTCGATCTGGAACATGTAGAAACGCCGGTTCGCAAGGTCGACGAGCACCGCCTGATCGGGCGCGTAAGGACCGCGATCCCAGCGGATCCACGGCGTGCCGTAATAGATCGCCAGCGTCACCGCCATGATCGCCCATTTGAAGCGGCGGAAGGGACCGTTCACCGCTTTCGGGTAAACGCCCTTCCGCGCTTCATAGAGCGGCGCCGACTGGCCGGAAAGATCTTCAGGGCTGGCCATCGGCTCCCGCCCCTTCGGCGACGGGCGCGAGCCCCTTCTCGCCGCCGCCCAGCGAATAGACATAGGCCGACAGCATCTTGATCGTGACCGGATCGAGCCGGCCACCCCAGCGCGGCATCACGCCGTTTCGCGGCTGCGTGATCGTCGCGGTCAGGCTGTCGCGATCGCCGCCGTACAGCCAGATCGCATCGGTCAGTTTCGGCGCGCCGACCTGCCGCCCGCCTTCGCCGCCCGCGCCGTGGCAGACCGCGCAATTGTCCGCGAACAGCGTCGCGCCGCGCGACGACGACGCGCTGACCTTTTCCTGCCGGCTGATCGTGCGCACGAAACTGACGACATCGCCGATCTGCGCCGCGTCGAGAATGCCGTCGCGGCCGAAGGCGGGCATCAGGCTGGTGCGGGTCGCCTTATGGTCGGGATTCCGGATGCCGTGGGTGACCGTATATTCGATGGTCGCCAGATCGCCGCCCCACAGCCAGTCGTCGTCGGTCAGGCTCGGATAGAGCTTCTTCACCCCCGCACCGCCAGCGCCGTGGCACTGGACGCAATGGACGCGGAACGCCGCGCCGCCGCCCTGCACCGCCGCCTGCATCAGTTCGGGCTTCGCGGGCAGATCGGTAATCGCGGTTGCGGCGATGGCATTGACCGTCGGCGCGCGGCGCTTCGCATCGGCCGCCATTTCCTTTGCAAGGTCGCCGCGGCTCGACCAGTCGAGGACGCCCCTGGTCGCGCTGTCGACCATCGGCCACGCCGGATAGAGGACGACATAAGCCAGCCCCCAGACGATCGTGGCGTAAAAGGTCCAGAGCCACCAGCGCGGCATCGGCGTGTCGAGTTCCTCGATCCCGTCCCACTCATGGCCGACCGTGCTCGTGCCGGTCGCCTCGTCGATGCGCTGTTTCAGATCAGCCATGCTCGTCGTCCTTGAAGATCATGTTCGCGGCCTCTTCGTTGCGCGCGCGCGCGCTCGGCCGGAACGGCCAGGCGATAAGGGTGAGGAACAGCAGCGCCATCGCGAGCAGCCCCCAGCTATCGGCGAAATGGCGAAGCGCGTCGTAGCTCATCGCGCCGCCTCCGTTTCGCCGGCGCGTTCCTGCGGCGCCGCCTTGTCGACATCGACCAGCGTGCCGAGCATCTGAAGATAGGCAATCAGCGCATCCATCTCGGTCACGCGCGCGGGGTCGCCGTCAAAGTCGCGGACCTGCGCCTTCGGATAGCGCTTCTGCAGATCGCCCGCGCCGGCATCGGGGTCGGCCTGCGCCCGGATGTCATCGTTCGCCTTGGCGATGTCGGCCTTCGTATAGGGCACACCGACGCGATAGAGCGCGGTCAGGTCGTTCGCCATGTCGCCCGTCTGGAGATCGCGTTCGGCGAGGAAGGCATAGGGCGGCATGATCGATTCGGGCACGACGCTGCGCGGGTCGATCAGATGCGCCTTGTGCCATTCGTCCGAATAGCGGCCGCCGACGCGCGCCAAGTCGGGCCCGGTGCGTTTCGACCCCCATTGGAACGGGTGGTCGTACATGCTCTCGGCGGCGAGGCTGTAGTGGCCATAGCGTTCGACCTCGTCGCGGAACGGACGGATCATCTGGCTGTGGCAGGTGTAGCAGCCCTCGCGCATGTAGATGTTGCGTCCGGCGAGCTCGAGCGGGGTATAGGGGCGCATGCCCTCGACCTTCTCGACCGTGTTGTCGATCCAGAAGAGCGGCGCGATCTCGACGATGCCGCCGATGGTGACGGTGAGCAGCGCGAGCGCGCCGAGCAACGTCACATTGCGTTCGATCTTCTTGTGGCTGAAGCCCTGTTTGGCGGGTCTGGTGGCCATGATCCGGGCTCCTTATTCGGCAGGGACGGGCGCGAGCGGGCGGTCCGCTGCGGCGTTGTACGGGGTTTCGGTCATCGGCTTTTCGGCGCGCACCTTGCCGCTGAGCGTCGCCCAGACGTTGAAGACCATGATCAGGAAGCCGGCGAGATACATCGCCCCGCCCGCGGCGCGGATCAGGTACATCGGGTGCATCGCCGCGACGCTTTCGACGAAGCTGTAGACGAGGTAGCCGTCGGCTCCATATTCGCGCCACATCAGCCCCTGCATGATGCCCGCGACCCACATCGACGCGGCGTAGAAAACGATGCCGACGGTCGCGAGCCAGAAGTGCCAGTTGACCATGCGCAGGCTGTAGAGCCGCTCGCGGCCCCACAGGCGCGGCACGAGATAATAGACGCAGGCGAAGGTGATCATGCCGTTCCAGCCGAGCGCGCCCGAGTGCACATGGCCGATCGTCCAGTCGGTGTAATGCGACATCGAGTTCACCCATTTGATCGACATCATCGGGCCTTCGAAGGTGCTCATGCCGTAGAAGGCGAGCGCCATCACCATCATGCGGATGATCGGGTCGGTGCGGATCTTGTCCCACGCGCCGTTGAGCGTCATCAGACCGTTGATCATGCCGCCCCAACTCGGCATCCACAGGATCACCGAAAAGACCATGCCCAGCGTCTGCGCCCAGTCGGGCAGCGCGGTGTAATGGAGGTGGTGCGGCCCCGCCCAGATGTAGAGGAAGATCAGCGACCAGAAGTGGATGATCGACAGGCGATAGCTGTACACCGGCCGCTCGGCCTGCTTCGGCACGAAATAATACATCATCGCGAGGAAGCCCGCGGTCAGGAAGAAGCCGACCGCATTATGCCCGTACCACCATTGCGTCAGCGCATCCTGCACCCCGGCAAAGGCGGCATAGCTCTTCGACCCGAAGATGCTCGCCGGCACCGACAGATTGTTGACGATGTGGAGCATCGCAATGGTGACGATGAAGCTGAGGTAAAACCAGTTGGCGACATAGATATGCGGCTCGCGGCGCTTGACGATCGTGCCGGTGAAAACGACCAGATAGGCGACCCAGACGATCGTCAGCCATAGGTCGACATACCATTCGGGCTCGGCATATTCCTTGGCCGCGGTGACGCCCATCAGATAGCCGGTCGCGGCCAGCACGATGAAGAGTTGATATCCCCAGAAAACGAAGCGCGCGAGCGCCGGAAAGGCAAGCCGCGCGCGGCAGGTGCGCTGGACGACGTAAAAGCTCGTCGCGATCAGCGCGTTGCCGCCGAAGGCAAAGATCACCGCCGAGGTGTGCAGCGGCCGCAGGCGGCCGAAGGTCGTATATTCAAGATTGAGGTTCAGCGCCGGGAAAGCGAGCTGCAATGCGATGAAGAGGCCTGCCGCCATGCCGGCGATGCCCCAGAACAGCGTGGCGACGACCCCCCAACGCACCGGATCGTCGTCATAGACGCCCTGATCGGCGGGCATCTTCAATATCCCGCGCGCGATCGCCTCATAATCGGCGCGCGACACGGTCGTCCAGAGCATCAGCAAAGCGGCCAGCGCGACGATGATCATATGGACGGCGAAGGGCGCATCGACCGCGACCGCCGCCATCACCAGCGCGAGCAGGGCCAGGCCGAGCCAGCCCCCCGCCTTTGCTACCAGAGTGTCCATATCGCTTGTCCCTGTTTTCGCGCGGCTTTGGCGCCGCATGGTTCAGGACCGCTCTTGGCCGTGCGGCGGGGCAAAAACATTGACCAGGATCAACGAATAGATTGCGCGGCATCAATGCCCGGCGACCACGCCGGGTGCAGGGAGCCCAGGTCAACGCAAGGAGCAACGACCATGAAAAAACAGCATCTCTCGCTGATCGCGCTGGCGGCCGCCGCCGCGATTCCCGGGCAGGCCGCGGCCAAGGCCGGCGATGTCCAGTTCAAGATTTTCGCGACCTATGTCGCACCCGACGGCAAGATCAGCGACGTCAAGCTCGACCGGATCGGGCTTCCGGCCGGGACACAAACCAAGGCCGACGACAATGTCACGCCGACGGTCGCGATCGAATATTATGTCGCCGACCATATCTCGCTCGAGACGATTGCCGGGGTGACCCAGCATGACGTGAACGGCCGTGGCGCGCTGAGCGGCGCGACGTTGGTGTCGAACGCCAAGATCGTCCCCGCGACGCTGACGCTCAAATATCATTTCGGCAAGAAAGGCGGCATCCAGCCTTATGTGGGGGCGGGTCCGAGCTACTTCATCTTCATCGACGAAAAGCCCGGCGCCACGACCCGGTCGCTCGGCGCGACCCGCCAGAAGATGGGCGACAAGCTCGGCGCCGCGCTCCAGGCCGGGGTCGATATTCCGGTGAACGACAAGGGACTCGCGCTATCCTTCGATGCCAAACGCTATTTCCTGCGTCCGACCGCGACATGGTATGCCGGGACGACCGAGGTGCTGAAGACGCGGCACAAGCTAGATCCCTGGGTGATCAGCGCCGGCGTCGCTTTTCGTTTCTGACCTCCCAACTGGCGCCGTTGGCCGGTCAGCCTGCCATTTCGTTCAGAGCCGCAAGGTCGTTGATGACGATCTTGCGGCGGGATGGAAGGTCGATCAGGCCATCGGCGCGCATTTTGGTGAACTGGCGGCTCGTGGTCTCGACGGTGAGACCCAAGATGTCGGCGATCTGCTGACGGCCGAAGGGCAGCTCGAAGCCTCGCGCCGTATCCGCCGCACCGGGAGGTGGCGACAAGCGATCGGCCATTTCGAGCAGGAAGGAAGCAACCTTCTCGGACGCCGACTTGCGCCCGAGCAGAAGCATCCAGCGGCGCGCGCGATCGAGTTCGCCGAGCGTGCGGCGCAGCAATTTTTGTTGGAGATCGGGATGGTCGGCGGCGAACTCGTCGAACTGGTCGCGATGGAAGATGCAAAGCTCGGCGGCGCTGATCGCGCTGACGCTATACGGGCTTTCCTTCCCGAACGGCCGCCCGATGAAGTCCGAGGGAAAGACGATACCGACGATCTGCTCGCGCCCGTCGGCGGTGGCGGCGACGAGTTTCAGGACGCCTTCAAGGACATTGGCGACGACCGGCGCGTCGTCGCCCTCCCACAGGAGCGTATGCCCGCTGCTCACGCGCTGGCGCCGGCCCATCCGGCC
Protein-coding sequences here:
- a CDS encoding OmpW/AlkL family protein; this encodes MKKQHLSLIALAAAAAIPGQAAAKAGDVQFKIFATYVAPDGKISDVKLDRIGLPAGTQTKADDNVTPTVAIEYYVADHISLETIAGVTQHDVNGRGALSGATLVSNAKIVPATLTLKYHFGKKGGIQPYVGAGPSYFIFIDEKPGATTRSLGATRQKMGDKLGAALQAGVDIPVNDKGLALSFDAKRYFLRPTATWYAGTTEVLKTRHKLDPWVISAGVAFRF
- the ccoG gene encoding cytochrome c oxidase accessory protein CcoG, which produces MASPEDLSGQSAPLYEARKGVYPKAVNGPFRRFKWAIMAVTLAIYYGTPWIRWDRGPYAPDQAVLVDLANRRFYMFQIEIWPHEFYYVAGLLIMAGIGLFLVTSAVGRAWCGYACPQTVWTDLFQHVDRLIDGDRNAQVRLANGPWTAEKLAKRVIKYGIYLAIAFWTGGAWIMYFADAPTLTADFWTGQAALVAYGTVAVLTATTFILGGFMREQVCVYMCPWPRIQTAMMDEKSLLVTYKDWRGEPRGSVKKAQAHPGGFGDCIDCNQCVAVCPTGIDIREGPQIGCITCALCIDACDRAMAQVGRPRGLIDYCTLDDAATEKAGGTGQPIRKTLLRPRTLIYFGVWTAIGAAMLFSLGQRTRLDLAVQHERSPLFVQLSDGHIRNNYTLKLRNMETRPRRVAVSVSGLPGAVLWTDAGSREKAGQRIELALPADSVTSVKLFVAAPAIGPARQDFTIGTRGLDGDPRGDSDIIQFDRPEAGQ
- a CDS encoding cbb3-type cytochrome c oxidase subunit 3, whose product is MSYDALRHFADSWGLLAMALLFLTLIAWPFRPSARARNEEAANMIFKDDEHG
- the ccoN gene encoding cytochrome-c oxidase, cbb3-type subunit I, which codes for MDTLVAKAGGWLGLALLALVMAAVAVDAPFAVHMIIVALAALLMLWTTVSRADYEAIARGILKMPADQGVYDDDPVRWGVVATLFWGIAGMAAGLFIALQLAFPALNLNLEYTTFGRLRPLHTSAVIFAFGGNALIATSFYVVQRTCRARLAFPALARFVFWGYQLFIVLAATGYLMGVTAAKEYAEPEWYVDLWLTIVWVAYLVVFTGTIVKRREPHIYVANWFYLSFIVTIAMLHIVNNLSVPASIFGSKSYAAFAGVQDALTQWWYGHNAVGFFLTAGFLAMMYYFVPKQAERPVYSYRLSIIHFWSLIFLYIWAGPHHLHYTALPDWAQTLGMVFSVILWMPSWGGMINGLMTLNGAWDKIRTDPIIRMMVMALAFYGMSTFEGPMMSIKWVNSMSHYTDWTIGHVHSGALGWNGMITFACVYYLVPRLWGRERLYSLRMVNWHFWLATVGIVFYAASMWVAGIMQGLMWREYGADGYLVYSFVESVAAMHPMYLIRAAGGAMYLAGFLIMVFNVWATLSGKVRAEKPMTETPYNAAADRPLAPVPAE
- a CDS encoding Crp/Fnr family transcriptional regulator → MTDCLSCIVRNRAICASLRPDELLLLGRMGRRQRVSSGHTLLWEGDDAPVVANVLEGVLKLVAATADGREQIVGIVFPSDFIGRPFGKESPYSVSAISAAELCIFHRDQFDEFAADHPDLQQKLLRRTLGELDRARRWMLLLGRKSASEKVASFLLEMADRLSPPPGAADTARGFELPFGRQQIADILGLTVETTSRQFTKMRADGLIDLPSRRKIVINDLAALNEMAG
- the ccoP gene encoding cytochrome-c oxidase, cbb3-type subunit III, whose protein sequence is MADLKQRIDEATGTSTVGHEWDGIEELDTPMPRWWLWTFYATIVWGLAYVVLYPAWPMVDSATRGVLDWSSRGDLAKEMAADAKRRAPTVNAIAATAITDLPAKPELMQAAVQGGGAAFRVHCVQCHGAGGAGVKKLYPSLTDDDWLWGGDLATIEYTVTHGIRNPDHKATRTSLMPAFGRDGILDAAQIGDVVSFVRTISRQEKVSASSSRGATLFADNCAVCHGAGGEGGRQVGAPKLTDAIWLYGGDRDSLTATITQPRNGVMPRWGGRLDPVTIKMLSAYVYSLGGGEKGLAPVAEGAGADGQP
- the ccoO gene encoding cytochrome-c oxidase, cbb3-type subunit II, giving the protein MATRPAKQGFSHKKIERNVTLLGALALLTVTIGGIVEIAPLFWIDNTVEKVEGMRPYTPLELAGRNIYMREGCYTCHSQMIRPFRDEVERYGHYSLAAESMYDHPFQWGSKRTGPDLARVGGRYSDEWHKAHLIDPRSVVPESIMPPYAFLAERDLQTGDMANDLTALYRVGVPYTKADIAKANDDIRAQADPDAGAGDLQKRYPKAQVRDFDGDPARVTEMDALIAYLQMLGTLVDVDKAAPQERAGETEAAR